The following nucleotide sequence is from Novosphingobium sp. KA1.
GCGTCCCGCCATTCTGCTGGGCGAGCGCATCGACGATCGCAAGCCCGAGCCCGGCCCCGCCGGTGTGGCGCGCGCGCGAATGGTCGAGCCGGTGGAACGGGCGGGTCAGGTCCTTGAGGTCCGCTTCGGGCACGCCCGGTCCATCGTCGTCCACGCGGATCTCGATGCGGCCCTGGCGTTCGCGGACGGACAGGCGGGCCTGCCCGCCATACCGCACCGCATTGTCGACGAGGTTCGCGAGGATGCGCTGCATCGCCAGCGGGTCGATGCGCACGGCAAGACCGGTCGGCGGCGGCGACGTGGCGGTGACGTCCTCGCCCTGGAGCGCGCGTGCTTCCAGAACCGAGCCGATCATGGCGGCGATGTCGGTCGTCTCGTGGACCGGGCGCGGCGGGGTCGCGGAAACGCGTGCGAACGTCAGGGTATCGTCGAGCAGGGCGCTCATCTCGCCGAGGTCGGCCATCGCCAGCGCGCGCTGGCGCGGGTCGCCGATGTAGTCGGCGCGAAGCTCCAACCGGGTGAGATAGGTGCGATAATCATGCGCGACCGCCGCGAGGAAGCCGGTCCGTTCTTCCACCAAGTCGCGCAGGCGGCGGCGCATGTCGTTAAAGGCGATCGAGAGTTGCTGGATTTCGTGCGCGCCGGTCACCGGAAGGTCCGGGGCGGACAGGCTGGCCTCGTCGTTCTGGAGCGCGCGGGCCAGGCGGGAGAGCGGGCGCGTGGTCAGCCCCGCGATCAGGACGACGACAAGCACGCTCGCCGCCGAGACGCCGATCAGGATGGCGTTAAGGCTCATCACGAAGCCGGCGATCGCTGGCGGCGTGGTGCGCTCGATGATAAGGACGGTGCCGTCGTTCAAGCGCACACGCAAGCGGATCGGGCTCGCGGAGTACTGGCGGCCCCGGCCCAGGTCGGTCAGCCGCGCATCGGGCGGAAAGTCGACGTGGAACGGGCGCCCCTGCAGGGCCGCGCGATAGGCGGCATTGGCTTCCCGCAGATCGGGGTGGGTGTTGTCCCCGCGCGGCAGGCCGTCACCCAGCATGACCAGCGTGGTGTTCACGCTCAGCCCGCGCAGCACCGCTTCGCGCGCGGCAGGCGGGGTCGCTTCGACGGCGAGAGCGATGGCCCGGGCGTCTTCGGCCGGCACCAGACGGAACAGCTCGGCGTCCGGCTGGTTCTGCTTGCTGGAAATGATCGTGATCGTCAGGCCGACTACGATCAGGTGGACGAGGACGATCAGGCCCACCCGTACCCGCAGGCCGTCGACCGGACGCAGCCAGCGCATCGTCAGATCTTCAGCACGCTGGGCGCGAACAGATAGCCGTCGCCACGCACGGTGCGGATCATCACGGGTTCGCGCGGATCGTCACCCAACTTGCGGCGCAACCGGCTGAGCTGCACGTCGATCGCCCGGTCGTAGGGTGTCGCCATGCGACCGCGCGTCATGTCGAGCAGCAGGTCGCGGCTCAGCACGCGGCGGGGATGCATCACGAGCGCATGGAGCAGGTCGAACTCGCCTGTGCTGAGCGTGACGGGGCGACCGTCCGGGTCGATCAGGTCGCGCGAATCCACGGCGAGAGTCCAGCCGGCGAAGCGATAGAGCTCCGCCCCGGGGCTCTCGACCGCCTGCCCGGGCGCCTTGGTCCGGCGCAGGATCGCGCGCAAGCGCGCCAGCAGTTCGCGCGAGTTGAAAGGCTTGGGCAGGTAATCGTCGGCACCGCATTCGAGGCCGATGATGCGGTCGATGTCGTCGCCCTTGGCAGTGACCATCAGGATCGGCAACTGCGGAACCTTGACGCGCAGCGTCTGGCAGATCGAAAGCCCGCTTTCGCCCGGCAGCATCAGGTCGAGGATCAGGCAGTCGAGCGAGGGCACGTCCGCCTGGCGGAAGAAGGCGGCGGCATCGCCATAGCCTTCCACCACGAAGCCGTTGGCCCTGAGGACTTCGGCGACCAGGTCGCGAATGGCGACGTCGTCCTCGATGATGGCGATCGTTCCTTCGGATTCCATGGGGTCCTGACCTTGTGGAGTTCAGCCGAGCCGGCGTCGTAAGTCCTTCATGCTAGAGCATGATCCGGTCGGTTCAACCGGATCATGCTCTGCATCTCGGTGGCGGGTGGCACGTGGGCTTATTTGCCGTACTTGGCCATGGCGGCGCGCAGTTCCTCGGGCGTGACCTTGCCGTCCTTGTTGGCGTCGATCATCGTGAAGCCCCGCTCGCGTCGTCCGGCGGCCTTCCATTCCGCGAGGTCGAGGGCGCCGTCGGAGTTGGTGTCGACCTTCATGAAGGCGTCGCGAGCCTTGTCGGCTGCAGCGGGGTCCTGCGCATGGGCGGCGGCGAACGGCAGGCTCGCTCCCAGTATCAGCAATGTCAGTTTCAGTTTCATCGTGTCACTCCAGATGAGCCCGTAATCGAGCTGAGTATCCAATAGCCGCGCGGTTCACTGCGCATTGGGCACGAATGTTCGTCCTTGTAACAGTTTGTGCAGCCGGGCGTTGAAGGCGTGTTTCGCGATCTTTGCGAAAGATTTCGCACCAGACCGACGGAAGTTCGCTCAAGCTGTATTCAAGGAAGGCGGCCCATTGATCTGCCACCCGCTGAGTGAGGTGGTCCCGGTTTTCTGGGCAGGGTGTTATGCTACTCCCGACCTGAAGGATTGGTACGTGAATGACCACGACGAGGAAGCGCTACAGCGCGGATTTCAAGGCGAAGGTGGCGGTCGAGGCGATCCGTGGCGACCTGACGCTGGCGGAACTGGCACCAAGCATGTCGGGATGATCGACGTGCTGGTGCTGCCCGCGCTCGGTATCACTCCTTGACCCCATCCTCGAGAAGGCCACGCGAGATCGCTACCATTAAACGTTGATCCCCAGCATCGTCAATGTAGCCGGTAGCAAACCCGAGATCGCAGGATTGCAGCGTTCGCCGAGCTATCAAGGAACGAGCTGGAATCTGAACATGAGGTCACGCAAATGACCGGCAGCTTTCGGCATCATCGGCCTTTCTGGGCCCGCGAACGACTAACGTTGGTCGGTAGGCGACCTGCGTTGTAAAGATGTAGCCGGCTTGACCGGTGTCTTCTTCAGGCGTCTGCACGACGTGATAGGGGCGATTGGCGAAGTAGCGCTCACCTTCGAATGAGTCGGATCAATCCAGCAGCGACGAACTCTGCAGTCAGGCGGTTACTGGAACACCTTGCACCTTGGCGATGCCGTCGACGTCCGACGCCGGAAAGGACTCGATACGCCCGCCCACCTTCTCGCTCACATTTCGCCGCTCGGATGGGCACACACCCTGCTCACCGGCGAGTACCTTTGGCCCAAGGACGCCAGTGCTTAGGGTGTCAGTCCGCCCTCAGCCGGAACCGACCCCTTTACGAACATTGGGATTTTGTATGGTTGCCTCCAGAATCGCCCAATGTGTGTCTGCTAGCGCCCTGAGCATGCGCCATCTTGCTCTCCTGATCCTGCCTCTCGCCGTGTCTGCCTGCGGTCAAACGGCATCCAAGCCGTCCACGCCGCCCGCCCATGCGGAGCTGATCGCGAACGAAGCCGAACTCCTGAAACTCACCCTGACGCCCAAGGCGCAGCAGCGCTTGGGGATCGAGACCACGACGGTCGGCGGCGGCTCGGCCGCGCAGATGCGGCAGGTGACCGGCGAGATCGTCGTGCCGCCGACGAGCGCGGGCGGCGTGCCCACCAATTCGCTCACCAACCTGCAGCAGATCGGATCGCAGCAGGCGGTGGCCGACGGCGAAGTGGCGCGCACCGAGGCACAGGCCCGGCTCGCCCGCATTGCCCTGACCCGCGCCGAGGCACTCGTGCGTGAGGAAGCCGGAAGTGTGCGCGCCCGTGACGAGGCCGCTGCCGCCCATGCCGCCGCGCAGGCCGCGCTCGGCGCCGCGCGCCAGCAGCGCAGGCTGCTCGGCCCGGCGGTCGCGACGCTCGGCACCCAATCGACGCTCTGGGTTCGCGCATCGGTCTTCGCCAGCGACGTCGGCGCGGTGCTGCGCGGGAGCGAGGCCATGATCCGCCCGCTCGGCGGGAACGGAGAAGGCAGGAGTGCACGCCCGGTCCAGGCGCCGCCCTCCGCCGACAGCGTGGCGGGCACCGTCGATCTCTATTATGCCGTGAACAACGGCGACCGCGCGTTGCGCGTCGGTCAGCGCGTCGCGGTCGAACTGCCTCTGGCCGGGCGCACGCAGGGCCTTTCAGTCCCGTCCTCGGCCATCGTGCGTGACATCTACGGCGGCGAATGGGTCTACCAGAAGACCGGCGCCGATACTTTCGTGCGCCAGCGCGTGGAGGTCGCCTCGGAAAGCAGCGGCCAGGCGCTGCTCGCGCGCGGGCTCAAGGCCGGGGCGCTGGTCGTGACCGTCGGCACTGCGGAACTCTTCGGCACCGAGTTCGGGGCGGCGCACTGATGCTGGCCGGTCTCGTTCGCTTCGCGCTGGTCCAGCGCGTCCTCGTGCTCGCCCTTGCGGCGCTGCTGGTGGTCCTCGGCATCCGCGCCGGGCGCGATGTCCCGCTCGACGTGTTCCCCGAATTCGCCCCGCCCATGGTCGAGATCCAGACCGAGGCGCCCGGCCTTTCCACCGAGGAAGTCGAAAGCCTCGTCACCGTGCCGATCGAGACTGCGGTGAACGGGGTGCCGGACCTGATGACGCTGCGCTCCAAGTCGGTGCTCGGCCTGTCGTCAGTCCAGATCCTGTTCGATCGCGGCACCGACGTCATGCGTGCGCGGCAGATCGTCGGCGAGCGTATCGCGCAAGTGCAGGCGCGCCTGCCGCTGGCGGCCCGACAGCCGGTGCTGATGCCGCCGCTGTCCTCGACCAGCCGGGCGATGAAGATCGGGCTCATTTCCACCAGGCTCGACCAGATGAAGCTGTCCGAACTGGTGCGCTGGACGATCCGGCCCCGCCTGATGGCCGTGCCCGGCGTCGCCAACGTGGCGGTCTGGGGCCAGCGCGACCGGCAGCTGCAGGTGCTCGTCGATCCCGACCGTCTGCGCGCCTCAGGCGTGACCCTTGCCGAAGTGCGCGCCGCTGCGGGCGATGCGGTGCTGGTGGGCGGGGGCGGCTTCGTCGATACCCCGAACCAGCGCATCGCCGTGCAGCAGGCGGGCATGGTGCAGGACGCGGCCCAGCTGGGTCAGGCGATCGTCAGGCAGTCCGGCGATGCGCCGGTCCGCCTGTCCGATGTCGCTCGCGTGGTGGACGGCCATGCGCCGCCGATCGGCAACGCGATCATCGACGACGTGCCCGGCATCATGCTGATCGTCGAGAAACAGCCGAC
It contains:
- a CDS encoding ATP-binding protein, whose amino-acid sequence is MRWLRPVDGLRVRVGLIVLVHLIVVGLTITIISSKQNQPDAELFRLVPAEDARAIALAVEATPPAAREAVLRGLSVNTTLVMLGDGLPRGDNTHPDLREANAAYRAALQGRPFHVDFPPDARLTDLGRGRQYSASPIRLRVRLNDGTVLIIERTTPPAIAGFVMSLNAILIGVSAASVLVVVLIAGLTTRPLSRLARALQNDEASLSAPDLPVTGAHEIQQLSIAFNDMRRRLRDLVEERTGFLAAVAHDYRTYLTRLELRADYIGDPRQRALAMADLGEMSALLDDTLTFARVSATPPRPVHETTDIAAMIGSVLEARALQGEDVTATSPPPTGLAVRIDPLAMQRILANLVDNAVRYGGQARLSVRERQGRIEIRVDDDGPGVPEADLKDLTRPFHRLDHSRARHTGGAGLGLAIVDALAQQNGGTLTLGNRDGGGFSASVDLPAA
- a CDS encoding response regulator, with the translated sequence MESEGTIAIIEDDVAIRDLVAEVLRANGFVVEGYGDAAAFFRQADVPSLDCLILDLMLPGESGLSICQTLRVKVPQLPILMVTAKGDDIDRIIGLECGADDYLPKPFNSRELLARLRAILRRTKAPGQAVESPGAELYRFAGWTLAVDSRDLIDPDGRPVTLSTGEFDLLHALVMHPRRVLSRDLLLDMTRGRMATPYDRAIDVQLSRLRRKLGDDPREPVMIRTVRGDGYLFAPSVLKI
- a CDS encoding EF-hand domain-containing protein — its product is MKLKLTLLILGASLPFAAAHAQDPAAADKARDAFMKVDTNSDGALDLAEWKAAGRRERGFTMIDANKDGKVTPEELRAAMAKYGK
- a CDS encoding efflux RND transporter periplasmic adaptor subunit — translated: MRHLALLILPLAVSACGQTASKPSTPPAHAELIANEAELLKLTLTPKAQQRLGIETTTVGGGSAAQMRQVTGEIVVPPTSAGGVPTNSLTNLQQIGSQQAVADGEVARTEAQARLARIALTRAEALVREEAGSVRARDEAAAAHAAAQAALGAARQQRRLLGPAVATLGTQSTLWVRASVFASDVGAVLRGSEAMIRPLGGNGEGRSARPVQAPPSADSVAGTVDLYYAVNNGDRALRVGQRVAVELPLAGRTQGLSVPSSAIVRDIYGGEWVYQKTGADTFVRQRVEVASESSGQALLARGLKAGALVVTVGTAELFGTEFGAAH